In Oreochromis aureus strain Israel breed Guangdong linkage group 22, ZZ_aureus, whole genome shotgun sequence, the genomic window acggcgtttcggtgGGTACACCAGCTTCATGAGTGTGAcacttattttgagcgatgaaaaaaataataacatatcattttatttttatatttcaaaatcacaataatcttccaatttagaactacaagttaaaaaaaagaactaaacacaaataaaatgcacttcagcgaaatacttcttctattttcccaaaccacccggagccgcaaaataaggactaaagagccgtgggttgccgacccctgggttAGGCTAACACAAGTTAGCATGCTAGCAGCTAAAAATGCCAACTTGGCTGATTTTGTTTCTGGGCTTTTgcattttgtgtctgtgtgttttgccCTTACTACTTAATGTCACCTACAGTAATATAACATCATATCCTTACATGAATATGACTGAAATAAATCTTAAATCTGGGAATGTTTGTACATACTGTATGTTTTACATAACATTCCTACAATGTGAACAGCTGACTGATTTTAAACCTCTGCTAATGCAGTCAAGTCCAgaattcatgaaaaaaaaaaaaaaaactgaattctgCCTCATTATTATGGGTACCTATGTATCCATACTATAATAAGCCTGATTTTTATGTCATTATCTACTGTGTGAATATACATGCTATATAAACCCTCTGAAATTACCACTCTGAGACCTAATAGGCTGTGATTTATGACTTCTGCTAAAGCAGTTAAGTTCATAGCTCAAGTGTGAACTGAAATTGTTCAGTTTCTTCTCAGTTATTACAGGTACATACATGCCTCACTGTAATGAGCTGATTTTGATGTCATTACCAGTTGTGTAAATTTCCATTCCACATATACCCTTTGAGATTACAATTTCTTAATCAGCTATGATTGTTAACCTCTGcaaagattattattattattatggtcATTTCAAGGTAACAAACACTTCTAATTTATAGTCAGGTCCTTATCTCAAGTTTGAAAACACAATATTCTTATTAGGGCTGGGATTAGGATTAGTGTAGGTCTCACACATCACACATGCTGATGTGTCAAATGATTTGTTGTTATACAAACCCCTTCTCATTTCAAGCTCATCACATACTTGGTCAGGAGTCTTTCTCTTGAAAGACTGAGATATACATTTTGATATGCATTTgtcttttatttagttttatggtgtctgaagaaaaacagaagttaAGTTAAACACACAGAAGCtttagaatttatttacagAAGCGTAAATCTCAAACATGTTGGGATTCCTTCTTCTGTGTTAAAATCaacattttctgctttgttttttcagctgctTCGTCTTCTGATATAATGTAGTCTCGACTGAAAAGATCAACCCTTATAAGAGATACTCCACCGCCCACTAGTGTTTTGGAGGCGAAATTGCAGCGCAAAGGCGGCACTGGTGGGCAGGTTTTAGTTGTAACGGCATCGGTCGCTTACTGTACGGAAGCTCCggctttttattcatatttttgcaACAAAAGGAATAATAATTGTGAAATTAAGGATCATAAAATATGAAACTCTTTTTGCTGCTTCTCTTCTGTCATAGTTCAGTTGCAGGTAAGAAAAAAACGTTAAGTCTGTCTCATCTGACCTTAAGCTGCGTTTTTATTTTCGTTTgactttaaagctttttttagtCTGAACCTTACTAAGTGAATTTTAGCACTTACAAAATGTAAAAGGAAAACAGtaaaaaggatttaaaaaaaaactgcattagACAACAATTGGACTCTCTAAGCCTAACCTTGACTTGAATAAGGGAAGAGAGCCAGTATTCCTAAAGCCACaaggaagtgaaaaaaaataaataaataaataaataaatatatatatatatatatatatacatatatatttatttattttatatatatatatatatataaaatgtatgatATAAAACAGGTTGGCACTGCAATGCTGGTTCCATATAACAGGTTATATAAAACTCACGGTTTGGTGCATACAGCTAGAACTGCAGAATTAACCGTTCTTCAAAGTTTTATGTCAAATGTACCCTATTAAAGAAGTTTCATAAAAGTTTAGTATGTGTAATGGGAATAAGTGAAACATACATGCAGTCATAAATAAGTTCCTGTTTTGTTATGGTATTTTATTATACTTCAGTCAATGCCCTGTGATATTTTGTtgtctgatttttttatttttttattttttatgttttaatgtgtGCATTTATTATCTAGGTtgcatatgtttttgtttttctcgtGTTTTAAAGACCCAACTTGAGAAAGGCATTGCAAAGTAGCTCAGGCTACAAACACTGTGGTGTGTTGCCTGGTTCATGTAATACAATGTTGATATTGTTGGATTGTTTTATCTTGTATGTTTGCATGTAgttaatctttttctttctttaatatatttaaattataaatattgtttgtttCACAGTGAAACACTCACTGAAGTATTACTTCACTGGATCCTCTGGAGTCCCAAATATCTCAGAGAATACGGTTGTAATGATGGTCGATGGCATCCAGGCATGTTTCTGTGACAGCAGCAACATGATATTAGAACCAAGAAAGGATTGGGCAAAgaaaatttttgaaaatgatccTCAGCAGAAGGAGATTTACACTCAGATTTGTTTTCAGCATCACCCAAACATGTTCAGAATTTGGATTTCTATTTTGAAACAGCATTTCAACCAAAGTGCAGGTACAGTATTTTCTGTTATACTTAACCTGAGATCATGATAAATCACTGGATATCTCCAAACAAAAGCAATTAATGGAAATAAcacattttgtaaaaaaaataataaaataaaataaaataaataaaaaaataagtgcTAGCTTCAGATtttcacttaaaaaataaaaaccttttaTAGCTTAGCATTTTTTGTCCTGATTTACAGAGTTTATAACCTAGATGTGTGTCAGATTCTGGGTTGAATCagtttctgtctctctcagtcTTTTTCCTGTAATCTTGAATAATCACATCAGGCCTATTACTAATGGTGCAACATTACAGTTATATTTCATATTCGTATTAAAAAGGGCTGACAGACTAACTGAAGAAACATAACATAACCCTTGAAGAACAGGTGTAATTCACACATTTATGATTTGTTGCAATATTTATGTTCTTCCTGTCTGTCTCCTCAGGTGTCCACATTTTACAGATGGAAAGTGGCTGTGAATGGGATGAAAACACTGGAGAGGCGGCAGCTGTGTTACAGTACGCTTATAATGGAGAAGACTTTCTTAAACTTGATTTTAAGACAGTGGCGTGGATTGCACTGACACCAGAGGCTGACATTATCAAACAGAGACGGGATGCTAATAGAGATTCAATAAAATTCGCTAAAACTATCCTCACTCAGTTTTGTCCAGAGTGGTTAAAGAAGTATGTAGAGGGCGGAAAACGCTTCCTGCAGAGAACAGGTACATTCACCTGATGCAATTCCATGGATACAATAATAATTGTAATTTATTGATGTTATACTTCCCCAAAACATATAGCTAtctttataataataaaaaaaaaaaaacttggctGGTTTTGTATTTCCTGATTTAGGCGACTCTGAATGTGGTTGTACTGCCTTATCATTTACAAATAATAGGGAAATAGATGCTTTCCTAGTCACTCATATGAGTGAACTATtggaacacaaacaaacagaatgtGGCAAAGAACAACGAATGTAGAGAATTAGCAGGTCAAAATCAAAGGTAAAGCAAACAAACTGACAACTGTCAAAGGAAGAGGCAAGACTGTATACGCACACGGTGCTGTTTGTATGAAATCAGTGAGGACAGAAAATCACAAAGGAGAGAAAACCAGACACAGGTCAGGGTGGGGAGACGAggaagggaagcaaaaccacGGGACACACACAAGCCTTTCTCTCATTTCCCAAAGGCACATCCTCGTTTCCTTCTCTCAACTTTTCAGCTCCTTGAATCTTAGTTCTTCCTACCAGTAGTGCGAGTGAAGAAGGTGAGGCAATAAACATTTAACTAAATAACACATCCTTTCTTTGTAGCCTCATTGTAAGGTGATCTCAGCTGAATCATAAATTGTTTTGTTATAGCCCAACTACAGCTGTGTTTTATCATCTCAGATGTGATGACATGTTAGAGCATGACAAGATATAATTTTTTAATCATGCACACAATAGTGAAGGGCAGAAAATCTTATCAGagtaaataactgaaaaaacaacaaataaaaaggaCAATTTGTTAAGAATCATCCTCGCATCACGGCTTGTATATTCCAGTGGCCCACATCTCTTTTATGAGCtaaaggtaaaaacaaaacaaaacaaaaagaaatcctcaCCCCCCTCTCCCTCCATTGCTTCTATCCCTCTCTTTCCCACCTTCCCTCTCCAGTTCCTCCCTCAGTGTCTCTCCTCCAGAAGACTCCCTCCTCTCCAGTCAGCTGCCACACTACAGGTTTCTATCCTGACAAAGCCGTGATGTTCTGGAGGAAAGATGGAGAGGAGATTCATGAGGGTGTGGACCACAGAGAGATCCTCCCCAACCATGATGAGACCTTCCAGATGAGTGTTGATCTGAATGTTTCATCAGTCAGACCAGAAGACTGGAGAAAATATGAGTGCGTGTTTCAGCTCTCTGGTGTTGAGGATATTGTCACCAAACTGAATGAAGCAGTGATCAGAACCAACTCAGAGGAAAACATTAGGAAAGGTGAgaggaaaaacatttaaatcattttgtttgcTGATGCTGTGGGTTGtctaaaatgtaatattttcatgttttgtcctgtttttggTTTGGACCTC contains:
- the LOC116315008 gene encoding major histocompatibility complex class I-related gene protein-like yields the protein MKLFLLLLFCHSSVAVKHSLKYYFTGSSGVPNISENTVVMMVDGIQACFCDSSNMILEPRKDWAKKIFENDPQQKEIYTQICFQHHPNMFRIWISILKQHFNQSAGVHILQMESGCEWDENTGEAAAVLQYAYNGEDFLKLDFKTVAWIALTPEADIIKQRRDANRDSIKFAKTILTQFCPEWLKKYVEGGKRFLQRTVPPSVSLLQKTPSSPVSCHTTGFYPDKAVMFWRKDGEEIHEGVDHREILPNHDETFQMSVDLNVSSVRPEDWRKYECVFQLSGVEDIVTKLNEAVIRTNSEENIRKETPSGMMIAIITAVVVVVFAVVGFAVYKKKKEKDTEPSPGNTSELENLRS